A single window of Terriglobales bacterium DNA harbors:
- the aceA gene encoding isocitrate lyase: protein MATNGKNVNGKNGNGKNGNGKTSSDWTTAKRWLGVMRPYSAEDVARISGSVHIEHTLARMGAERLWDMLQNESHVTALGAMTGNQAIQQVQAGLKAIYVSGWQVAADANNAGQMYPDQSLYPADSVPNVVRRINNALQRADEIHNAQGNNTTNWFAPLIADAEAGFGGCLNAFELMKGMIEAGAACVHFEDQLSSAKKCGHLGGKVLVPTSEAIQKLVAARLAADVMGVPTLILARTDANSARLLTSDIDPRDREFLSGGRTAEGFYNIRGGLESAIARGIAYAPYADLIWCETAEPNLEEARRFADAVQAHFPSKLLAYNCSPSFNWKKKLDDATIARFQTELAAMGYKFQFITLAGFHALNLSMFELARGFKDNGMTAYSRLQEKEFNREKGYGYEAVKHQSFVGTGYFDQVAQIIAGGASSTLALKGSTEQEQFEEAILPPPVTATTPAKRVA, encoded by the coding sequence GTGGCAACTAACGGAAAGAATGTCAACGGAAAGAATGGCAATGGAAAGAACGGCAATGGAAAGACCAGCTCGGACTGGACCACCGCGAAAAGATGGCTAGGCGTGATGCGTCCCTACAGCGCGGAAGACGTCGCTCGGATCAGCGGCTCGGTTCATATCGAGCACACGCTGGCGCGTATGGGAGCGGAGCGGTTATGGGACATGCTGCAAAACGAGTCCCACGTTACGGCGCTCGGCGCAATGACGGGAAACCAGGCAATCCAGCAAGTGCAGGCCGGTTTGAAAGCCATTTACGTCAGCGGCTGGCAAGTGGCGGCGGACGCGAATAATGCCGGGCAGATGTATCCCGATCAGAGTTTGTACCCAGCGGACAGCGTGCCCAACGTGGTACGACGTATCAATAATGCGCTGCAGAGAGCCGATGAGATCCACAACGCCCAGGGAAACAACACCACGAACTGGTTCGCACCCTTGATCGCTGATGCAGAAGCCGGCTTCGGCGGGTGTTTGAATGCCTTCGAGTTGATGAAGGGAATGATTGAAGCGGGCGCTGCTTGCGTCCATTTCGAGGACCAGCTTTCGTCAGCGAAGAAGTGCGGGCACTTGGGCGGGAAAGTATTGGTGCCTACCAGTGAAGCGATCCAGAAATTGGTGGCGGCCCGATTGGCGGCGGATGTTATGGGTGTGCCTACCTTGATCCTGGCACGGACGGACGCCAACAGCGCCCGCCTTTTAACCAGCGATATTGACCCGCGCGACCGCGAATTTCTTTCAGGCGGGCGCACCGCCGAGGGTTTTTACAATATCCGCGGAGGATTGGAATCCGCTATCGCTCGCGGTATTGCTTACGCTCCTTATGCGGACCTGATTTGGTGCGAGACCGCCGAACCCAATCTTGAAGAGGCGCGGCGATTCGCAGACGCGGTGCAAGCCCACTTCCCCAGTAAATTGCTGGCGTACAACTGCTCACCATCATTTAATTGGAAGAAGAAGCTGGACGACGCCACGATTGCGCGCTTCCAGACTGAGCTTGCGGCTATGGGTTACAAGTTCCAGTTCATTACGCTGGCGGGTTTCCACGCCTTAAATCTGAGCATGTTCGAGCTGGCACGAGGATTCAAAGACAACGGAATGACGGCCTACTCCCGTCTGCAGGAGAAGGAGTTCAACCGGGAGAAGGGCTACGGCTACGAGGCGGTGAAACACCAGAGTTTTGTGGGTACGGGATATTTCGACCAGGTGGCGCAGATCATTGCCGGTGGAGCATCATCCACTCTGGCGTTGAAGGGGTCAACCGAGCAGGAGCAGTTCGAGGAAGCCATTCTGCCCCCTCCGGTTACCGCCACCACGCCCGCGAAGCGAGTGGCCTAA
- a CDS encoding DinB family protein, producing the protein MKSKGNSDRALREHLLYLLKGGGAHATFDQAIADFPVSLRGKKPGGQPHTAWRLLEHLRLAQWDILEFSRNRKHVSAEWPKGYWPKSDAPPSETAWDESIKAFRADLRAMQNLVEDPQNDLFAKIPWGDGQTLLREAMLVADHNAYHLGELVLIRRLLGAWKD; encoded by the coding sequence ATGAAATCTAAAGGTAATTCCGACCGTGCCCTGCGCGAGCATCTGCTGTACCTGCTCAAAGGTGGTGGCGCGCACGCCACGTTCGACCAGGCGATTGCAGATTTTCCGGTTTCCCTGCGTGGGAAAAAACCTGGAGGCCAGCCCCACACTGCCTGGCGACTATTGGAACACCTGAGATTGGCTCAGTGGGACATCCTCGAATTCAGCCGCAACCGCAAGCACGTGTCGGCGGAGTGGCCAAAGGGATATTGGCCAAAAAGCGATGCGCCTCCCAGCGAAACTGCGTGGGACGAGAGCATCAAAGCTTTTCGCGCTGATCTGCGGGCCATGCAGAACCTGGTTGAAGATCCCCAGAACGATTTGTTCGCCAAGATCCCCTGGGGCGACGGCCAGACGTTACTGCGCGAGGCCATGCTGGTAGCCGACCACAATGCCTATCACCTGGGAGAATTGGTCTTGATCCGCCGTCTGCTAGGCGCGTGGAAGGACTAG
- the dusB gene encoding tRNA dihydrouridine synthase DusB, translating to MQKFWDTPAKLTTTAADESARPEAVPACVNIGGIEITPATVLAPMSGITDTVFRRFIRSLGGCGLIMTEFTSADGVLRDKRVPRRYLHFYEDEHPISAQLFGSDPQVMADAARMVEDLGFDLVDLNLGCPAKKVVKCNGGSGLLRDLPAIGRIFEKVRSAVKIPFTVKFRAGWSDQEIVCVELAKMAESCGLAAVALHARTREQGYSGQARWEWIGAVKAAVKIPVIGNGDVRMPENAAAIVGQTGCDAVMIGRAAASNPWIFRQIAQYGEAGCYDHPGEADRYQLIRTYFQMLIEEEIPGATGKMKQFASWFTHGVTNGASLRKAVYEARAEREILERVDEFFQVSVS from the coding sequence GTGCAGAAGTTCTGGGACACTCCGGCAAAATTAACCACAACGGCCGCGGACGAGAGTGCCCGCCCTGAAGCTGTCCCTGCCTGCGTGAACATCGGCGGCATCGAGATCACGCCGGCGACCGTGCTCGCGCCCATGTCCGGGATCACGGACACCGTCTTTCGGAGATTCATCCGCAGTCTGGGTGGCTGCGGCCTCATCATGACCGAGTTCACGTCGGCCGATGGTGTCCTGCGTGATAAGCGCGTACCCCGCCGCTATCTTCACTTTTATGAAGATGAACATCCCATTTCTGCGCAGCTTTTTGGCAGTGATCCGCAGGTAATGGCGGATGCCGCCCGCATGGTGGAAGACCTCGGCTTCGACCTGGTGGACCTGAACCTGGGCTGCCCGGCTAAGAAAGTGGTGAAGTGCAACGGTGGCTCGGGGCTGCTGCGCGATCTGCCCGCGATTGGGCGGATTTTTGAGAAAGTGCGCTCGGCTGTGAAGATCCCCTTCACCGTAAAGTTTCGCGCTGGATGGAGCGATCAGGAGATTGTCTGCGTCGAGCTGGCCAAGATGGCCGAGAGCTGCGGACTTGCCGCGGTGGCCTTGCACGCCCGCACCCGCGAACAGGGCTACAGCGGCCAGGCACGCTGGGAGTGGATCGGCGCGGTCAAGGCGGCGGTAAAGATTCCGGTGATCGGGAATGGCGACGTGCGAATGCCCGAAAATGCTGCGGCCATAGTAGGGCAAACCGGTTGTGATGCGGTAATGATCGGGCGTGCAGCGGCGTCAAATCCGTGGATTTTTCGGCAGATTGCACAATATGGAGAAGCTGGCTGCTACGACCACCCGGGCGAAGCCGATCGCTACCAGTTAATCCGCACCTATTTCCAGATGCTCATCGAAGAAGAAATCCCAGGGGCGACGGGCAAGATGAAGCAGTTCGCTTCCTGGTTTACGCATGGCGTCACCAATGGCGCGTCTTTGCGAAAAGCTGTGTATGAGGCCAGAGCGGAGCGCGAAATTTTGGAGCGGGTGGACGAGTTCTTTCAAGTAAGCGTTTCTTAG
- a CDS encoding DUF3536 domain-containing protein: MDRYLCIHAHFYQPPRENPWLEAIEVQDSAYPYHDWNERITAECYAPNSAARILDSEGHIAKIVNNYSRISFNFGPTLLSWMEDSAPQVYEQILNADEESQNSFSGHGSALAQAYNHMILPLATRRDKYTQILWGIRDFEKRFGRFPEGMWLPETAVDVETLEVLAELGIRFTILAPHQVRQVRKIGGQRWRNVEGARIDPTRAYVMPLPSGRSINLFCYDGPISRAVAFEGLLSNGEHFAQRLMSGFSDSRRWPQLMNISTDGETYGHHHVHGDMALAYALEYIESNKLARITNYGEYLEKHPPVHEVEIINNTSWSCAHGVERWRSDCGCNSGGHADWRQHWRAPLRQALDWLRDSLAGPYEQRAREYLKVPWAARDEYVNVVLDRSRRSRQGFLERHAARQLTLDDEVVVWKLLEMQRHAMLMYTSCGWFFDELSGIETVQVIMYAGRAIQLARETLGQDFEPEFLNRLRQAKSNLPAYSDGALIYQIWVKPAKLDLLKVAAHFAISSLFDHHAEESSIYCYQVTVRHRRPLQSGRLRLELGHADVCSKITQETSAFTYGVLHFGDHNINAGVRNFQGQEAYRNTLQEVSAAFNRTDVAESLRQLDKHFAGAGYTLKSLFRDEQRRIVRQILDTSLTEAEANYRQIYESDGPLLRFLSEIKVPRPKVLHMTAEFVLNSNLRHAFEAEELDLGNIAGLMDSVAREEVTLDNAGLAYTLKNRLSAIADELTKDPQNPALLDRFEAAVRLARALPFEVDLWKAQNVCYQLARQVLAGTGCEERDERLRRWVKICELLGVRCEASTEDLSLKPLPVAA; encoded by the coding sequence ATGGATCGCTACCTCTGTATTCACGCCCATTTCTACCAACCACCCCGCGAAAACCCGTGGTTAGAGGCCATCGAGGTCCAGGACTCCGCATACCCCTATCACGATTGGAATGAACGAATCACTGCGGAGTGTTATGCGCCGAATTCGGCCGCGCGGATTCTAGACAGCGAAGGTCACATCGCCAAAATCGTAAATAACTATTCGCGTATCAGCTTCAACTTCGGCCCAACCCTGCTTTCCTGGATGGAAGACTCCGCCCCGCAGGTTTATGAGCAGATTCTGAACGCGGATGAGGAAAGTCAAAACTCGTTCTCCGGCCACGGCTCTGCACTTGCGCAAGCTTACAACCACATGATCCTGCCGCTGGCAACGCGGCGCGACAAATATACCCAGATTCTGTGGGGCATTCGCGATTTCGAAAAACGGTTCGGGCGTTTTCCCGAAGGCATGTGGTTGCCGGAGACAGCTGTAGATGTGGAAACGCTGGAGGTGCTGGCTGAGCTTGGAATCCGGTTCACCATCCTCGCGCCTCACCAGGTGCGGCAGGTGCGCAAGATCGGAGGGCAGCGCTGGCGCAATGTGGAAGGCGCCAGGATTGATCCCACACGCGCGTATGTCATGCCTCTTCCTTCGGGACGAAGCATCAATCTGTTCTGTTACGACGGGCCGATCTCGCGCGCCGTAGCGTTCGAAGGCCTGCTCTCGAATGGGGAGCACTTCGCCCAGAGACTCATGAGCGGTTTTTCCGACTCTCGCCGCTGGCCGCAACTGATGAACATCTCCACCGACGGCGAAACTTACGGCCATCATCACGTGCATGGTGACATGGCGCTCGCCTATGCCTTGGAATATATCGAGTCGAACAAGCTCGCTCGCATCACGAATTACGGCGAATATCTCGAGAAGCATCCGCCCGTGCACGAGGTGGAGATCATTAACAATACCTCCTGGAGCTGTGCCCACGGAGTGGAGCGCTGGCGAAGCGATTGCGGATGCAATTCAGGTGGGCACGCAGACTGGCGCCAACACTGGAGGGCACCACTCCGCCAGGCGCTCGACTGGCTGCGTGATAGCCTGGCCGGGCCTTATGAGCAGAGGGCGCGCGAGTATCTCAAAGTTCCGTGGGCGGCGAGAGATGAATACGTCAACGTGGTATTGGATCGCTCGCGGCGGTCGCGGCAAGGGTTTCTCGAGCGACATGCCGCGCGCCAGCTCACCCTTGACGACGAAGTGGTCGTCTGGAAGCTGCTGGAAATGCAACGCCACGCCATGCTGATGTACACGAGTTGCGGCTGGTTTTTTGATGAGCTCTCGGGAATCGAGACCGTGCAGGTGATCATGTATGCGGGACGGGCCATCCAGCTGGCACGGGAAACCCTGGGACAAGACTTCGAGCCGGAGTTTCTAAATCGGTTGCGGCAGGCCAAGAGCAATCTGCCGGCGTACTCTGACGGTGCTCTGATTTACCAGATATGGGTCAAGCCGGCGAAGCTTGATCTACTCAAAGTTGCAGCTCATTTTGCGATAAGTTCGCTGTTCGATCACCACGCGGAAGAGAGCTCTATCTATTGCTATCAGGTCACAGTGCGGCACAGACGGCCATTGCAGTCCGGCCGCCTCAGGCTGGAACTCGGCCACGCAGATGTTTGCTCCAAAATTACGCAGGAGACTAGCGCCTTTACCTATGGAGTTCTGCATTTCGGCGATCACAACATCAACGCCGGAGTAAGGAACTTTCAGGGGCAGGAGGCTTATCGGAATACGCTGCAGGAAGTGTCAGCAGCGTTTAATCGGACCGATGTGGCCGAATCACTGCGCCAATTGGACAAGCACTTTGCTGGTGCCGGCTACACCCTGAAATCGCTGTTCCGCGATGAGCAGCGCCGCATCGTGCGGCAAATCCTGGACACCAGCCTCACCGAGGCGGAGGCCAACTATCGGCAGATTTACGAGAGCGATGGCCCGCTTCTGAGGTTCCTGAGCGAAATCAAAGTGCCGCGTCCAAAAGTGCTGCACATGACCGCCGAATTTGTGTTGAACAGCAATCTGCGACACGCGTTTGAGGCTGAAGAATTGGATTTGGGTAATATCGCAGGCCTCATGGATTCGGTGGCGCGCGAGGAAGTAACCCTCGACAACGCTGGTCTGGCGTACACCCTGAAGAACAGGCTCTCCGCGATAGCCGACGAGTTGACGAAGGACCCCCAGAACCCCGCGCTGCTCGATCGTTTTGAAGCTGCAGTGCGGCTCGCACGCGCCTTACCGTTTGAAGTTGACTTGTGGAAAGCGCAAAACGTCTGCTATCAGCTGGCACGGCAGGTGTTAGCGGGGACAGGATGCGAGGAGCGCGATGAACGGTTGCGGCGCTGGGTCAAGATCTGCGAACTGCTGGGCGTTCGATGCGAAGCTTCCACTGAGGACCTTTCCCTGAAACCCTTGCCAGTAGCGGCCTAG
- a CDS encoding ATP-binding protein, giving the protein MKASLDVCPVCDGTGWKALASVELAAQSASGSTNARRVTRCDCAVRDRRERLLQQARIPKRYEHCELSNFEFEGPHGKLAPARMAACKFVEEYPVDTTGLLLIGSIGVGKTHLAVGIIKELLTTKGIACLFYDYRELLKQIQNSYNSSVQATELQVLQPVFETEVLVLDELGAVKPTEWVWDTVSLILNTRYNNNRTTIITTNFPNLPAREARGNLSSRSREAADDAARGETLGDRIGERMRSRLHEMCRIVKLEGQDYREKFRNASFR; this is encoded by the coding sequence ATGAAGGCCTCCCTCGACGTTTGTCCCGTTTGTGATGGAACTGGCTGGAAGGCGCTCGCAAGCGTCGAATTAGCGGCGCAATCGGCCTCCGGCTCGACGAACGCGCGCAGGGTTACGCGCTGTGACTGCGCCGTCCGTGACCGCCGCGAGCGATTGCTGCAGCAGGCGCGTATCCCCAAACGTTATGAACACTGCGAGCTTTCGAACTTCGAGTTCGAAGGACCACATGGCAAGCTTGCTCCGGCCCGCATGGCGGCCTGCAAGTTTGTTGAAGAGTATCCCGTGGATACTACCGGCTTGCTTTTGATTGGCAGTATCGGGGTCGGCAAGACTCATCTGGCCGTCGGCATCATCAAAGAGCTGCTCACCACCAAAGGCATTGCGTGTCTGTTCTACGACTACCGCGAATTGCTGAAGCAAATTCAAAATTCCTATAACAGCTCGGTGCAGGCCACCGAACTCCAGGTCCTGCAGCCAGTTTTTGAGACCGAAGTGCTGGTATTAGACGAATTGGGAGCGGTGAAGCCCACAGAGTGGGTATGGGATACCGTCAGCTTGATCCTGAACACCCGCTATAACAACAATCGCACTACCATTATTACGACCAACTTTCCCAATCTGCCGGCGCGAGAGGCCCGCGGAAATCTCAGCAGCCGCAGCCGCGAAGCCGCAGATGATGCCGCCCGCGGCGAGACCCTTGGCGATCGTATTGGAGAGCGCATGCGTTCTCGGCTTCACGAAATGTGCCGGATTGTGAAGCTGGAGGGCCAGGACTATCGCGAGAAATTCCGCAACGCCAGCTTCAGATAA
- a CDS encoding MBL fold metallo-hydrolase, translating to MHRFTLGDFELSIFSDGDYYLDGGAFFGVVPKMLWQRRMQADEKNRVAVGMNSLLVRTGTHTVLIETGMGNKLGEKMTEIYCPKSQLLDNLSAGGVAPEDIDTVINTHLHFDHCGWNTLRKNGRGVPTFPKATYYVQEVEWQHGRKQLERDRVSYISENYDPLVESGQMRLLRGDREIVPGISVQVFPGHTRNMQAVMIQSGGKKACYISDLIPTTAHLDLTWVMAYDLFPLETIESRKRFYQAAIPEKWLVVFTHDPTTPWAYVEREGNKLTAKPV from the coding sequence GTGCACCGCTTCACCCTTGGCGACTTCGAGCTCAGCATCTTCTCTGACGGCGACTACTACCTCGACGGCGGCGCTTTCTTCGGCGTGGTTCCCAAAATGCTGTGGCAGCGCCGCATGCAAGCTGACGAGAAGAACCGCGTGGCAGTCGGCATGAATTCTTTGTTGGTGCGGACAGGGACGCATACCGTGCTTATAGAAACCGGCATGGGCAATAAGCTTGGCGAGAAGATGACCGAGATTTACTGTCCCAAATCACAACTGCTGGATAACCTTTCCGCGGGCGGGGTGGCGCCGGAAGATATAGATACCGTGATCAATACGCATCTGCACTTTGACCACTGCGGCTGGAACACGCTTCGTAAGAACGGCCGCGGTGTGCCCACCTTTCCCAAGGCGACCTACTACGTACAAGAAGTCGAGTGGCAGCATGGGCGCAAGCAACTGGAACGCGACCGCGTCAGCTACATCAGCGAGAATTACGACCCGCTGGTCGAGTCGGGCCAGATGAGATTGCTCCGCGGAGACCGCGAGATCGTGCCCGGAATTTCAGTGCAAGTGTTTCCTGGACACACACGTAACATGCAGGCGGTCATGATCCAGAGCGGCGGCAAGAAAGCCTGCTACATCTCCGATCTGATCCCGACCACAGCACATCTCGACCTGACCTGGGTCATGGCCTACGATCTTTTTCCGCTGGAAACGATCGAGAGCCGCAAGCGGTTTTATCAAGCAGCAATTCCGGAAAAGTGGCTGGTTGTATTCACCCACGATCCGACCACGCCATGGGCTTATGTAGAAAGGGAAGGAAACAAGCTGACCGCCAAACCCGTGTAG
- the rpmE gene encoding 50S ribosomal protein L31 produces MKAAIHPDYHEVRVHCACGHNFTTRSTHRGDIHVEICSSCHPFFTGKQKLVDTAGRVERFRRKYAKVDTAKKAETAKK; encoded by the coding sequence ATGAAAGCCGCCATTCATCCTGATTATCATGAGGTCCGGGTGCACTGCGCCTGCGGCCACAACTTCACCACACGTTCCACGCACCGGGGAGACATCCACGTGGAAATCTGCTCCAGTTGCCATCCCTTCTTTACCGGAAAGCAGAAGCTGGTGGATACGGCTGGCCGTGTCGAGCGTTTCCGCCGCAAGTATGCCAAGGTGGATACCGCAAAGAAGGCCGAAACCGCGAAAAAGTAG